One Triticum dicoccoides isolate Atlit2015 ecotype Zavitan chromosome 4B, WEW_v2.0, whole genome shotgun sequence genomic window carries:
- the LOC119293245 gene encoding uncharacterized protein LOC119293245 produces the protein MQALARAARVLWPAAAAGRGQAQAQTQAARGIVVQVRDGNLERALQVMERKMRSSGIERLIKRRTEHHVKNSEKRVLARKALMARVRSQELGKSLRDILIKKIRGQ, from the exons ATGCAGGCACTGGCGCGAGCGGCGCGGGTGctgtggccggcggcggcggcggggagggggcAGGCGCAGGCGCAGACGCAGGCGGCGCGGGGGATCGTGGTGCAGGTGAGGGACGGCAACCTGGAGCGCGCGCTGCAGGTGATGGAGCGCAAGATGCGGTCCAGCGGCATCGAGCGGCTCATCAAGCGCCGGACGGAGCACCACGTCAAGAACTCGGAGAAGCGCGTGCTCGCGCGCAAGGCGCTCATGGCGCGCGTCCGctcccaggagctcggcaagagccTCCGCGACATCCTCATCAAGAAGATCAG GGGTCAGTAA